One stretch of Lacrimispora sphenoides DNA includes these proteins:
- a CDS encoding xanthine phosphoribosyltransferase, protein MQLLKDRIRKDGKIKSGDVLKVDSFLNHQMDIKLFVEIGKEFKRRFADYEVNKILTIEASGIGIACIVAQYFDVPVVFAKKSKTKNIAGDVYTTPVESFTHGRTYDIMVSKEFLGADDKVLLIDDFLANGKALEGLAAIVKDSGAKLVGAGIVIEKGFQPGGDRLRAEGILVESLAIVESMDETTGTICFRGDR, encoded by the coding sequence ATGCAGCTTTTAAAGGACAGAATACGGAAAGATGGAAAGATAAAGTCCGGTGATGTGCTGAAAGTAGACAGTTTTTTAAATCATCAGATGGATATCAAGCTGTTCGTAGAAATTGGAAAGGAATTTAAGAGACGCTTTGCCGATTATGAAGTCAATAAAATTTTAACCATTGAAGCTTCCGGCATTGGCATAGCCTGTATCGTGGCCCAGTACTTTGATGTACCGGTGGTATTTGCAAAGAAATCCAAGACTAAGAATATCGCAGGTGATGTATATACCACCCCGGTGGAATCCTTTACCCACGGTAGGACCTATGACATCATGGTTTCCAAGGAATTCTTGGGAGCCGATGACAAGGTACTGCTGATTGATGATTTTTTAGCCAACGGAAAAGCCTTGGAAGGTCTGGCTGCTATCGTAAAGGATTCCGGTGCAAAGCTGGTTGGTGCAGGAATCGTGATTGAAAAGGGCTTCCAGCCCGGCGGAGATCGATTAAGAGCGGAAGGAATCCTGGTAGAGTCCCTGGCCATTGTGGAAAGCATGGATGAAACAACAGGGACCATATGCTTTCGGGGTGACCGATGA
- the dtd gene encoding D-aminoacyl-tRNA deacylase — MKIVLQRVAHAKVTVDGQQIGAIGKGFLLLLGVSDTDTEAIADKMADKICKLRIFPDENGKTNLSLTDVGGEILVVSQFTLYADCRKGNRPSFTKAGGPQLANSLYEYVVERLKTYGNQVEHGSFGADMKVELLNDGPFTLVLDSDEIC, encoded by the coding sequence ATGAAGATTGTTTTACAGCGGGTTGCCCATGCAAAGGTTACTGTGGATGGGCAGCAGATCGGCGCCATTGGGAAAGGCTTTCTGCTTCTTTTGGGAGTGTCTGATACGGATACGGAAGCCATTGCCGATAAAATGGCAGATAAAATATGCAAGTTAAGGATTTTTCCCGATGAAAATGGGAAGACCAACCTTTCCCTTACCGATGTGGGAGGGGAAATCCTGGTGGTCAGCCAGTTTACCCTTTATGCAGACTGCAGGAAGGGCAACCGCCCAAGCTTTACAAAGGCAGGAGGACCGCAGCTTGCAAACAGTCTCTATGAATACGTGGTGGAGCGGTTAAAGACCTATGGAAACCAGGTAGAGCATGGAAGCTTCGGAGCCGACATGAAGGTAGAGCTTTTAAACGACGGACCGTTTACTCTGGTCCTTGACAGCGATGAAATCTGTTAA
- a CDS encoding aminopeptidase, translated as MEKTKGQQLQEELTFKFPHIAKEAPYQREEAEMFCEGYKRFLDNGKTERECVREAVAMLEMQGYRPFDAGKNYKTGDKVYYVNRGKAIIATTFGKAEMEQGLRINGAHIDSPRLDLKPNPVFEKNDLAYFKTHYYGGIKKYQWGTVPLAIHGVIIKKNGEIVELNIGEKEGDPVFCVTDLLPHLASEQNDRKLRDGLKGEELNVLISSIPFIDEAELKEPVKLLALKLLNDRYGITEADFFRAEIELVPAQKACDVGLDHSLIGAYGQDDRVCAYTALMAEIDANMPEYTTVTVLADKEEVGSEGNTGLDSDFVLHYIQDLAAMAQVDVRKVLRNSICLSSDVNAAYDPTFGQVYEDRNSCFLNKGCVLTKYTGVRGKSGSNDASAELMAKIIAMMEQEGIYWQIGELGAVDQGGGGTIAKYVAHMNVDVVDLGVPILSMHSPFELSSKLDVYNTYKAFRAFYK; from the coding sequence ATGGAGAAAACAAAAGGACAACAATTGCAGGAAGAACTGACATTTAAATTTCCGCATATCGCAAAGGAGGCGCCTTATCAGCGTGAAGAGGCGGAGATGTTCTGCGAGGGCTATAAGAGATTTCTGGACAACGGAAAAACCGAACGGGAATGTGTCAGAGAGGCCGTGGCAATGCTTGAGATGCAGGGATACCGTCCCTTTGACGCCGGAAAAAACTATAAGACTGGCGATAAAGTGTACTACGTGAACCGCGGCAAGGCCATCATTGCAACCACCTTCGGCAAAGCGGAAATGGAACAGGGACTTCGCATCAACGGAGCTCACATCGATTCCCCAAGGCTTGATTTAAAGCCCAATCCTGTTTTTGAAAAGAATGACCTGGCTTATTTTAAGACCCATTATTACGGTGGAATCAAGAAATACCAGTGGGGAACAGTTCCCTTAGCCATCCACGGGGTGATCATTAAGAAAAACGGTGAGATTGTGGAATTAAACATCGGTGAAAAGGAAGGCGATCCCGTATTCTGCGTGACAGATTTGCTTCCCCATCTGGCAAGTGAACAAAATGACAGAAAATTAAGAGATGGTTTAAAGGGCGAGGAACTGAATGTACTCATTAGTTCCATTCCCTTTATTGACGAGGCGGAGCTTAAGGAGCCTGTGAAGCTTCTGGCCTTAAAGCTGCTTAATGACCGCTATGGAATTACAGAAGCGGACTTCTTCCGCGCTGAGATTGAGCTGGTACCGGCCCAGAAGGCCTGTGACGTAGGACTTGATCATAGCCTTATCGGTGCTTACGGGCAGGATGACAGAGTATGTGCCTATACGGCTCTGATGGCTGAAATCGATGCCAACATGCCTGAATATACGACGGTTACCGTTCTGGCAGATAAAGAGGAAGTCGGTTCCGAGGGAAATACCGGCTTAGATTCCGATTTTGTGCTTCACTACATTCAGGATCTGGCTGCCATGGCTCAAGTGGATGTAAGAAAGGTGCTTAGAAACTCCATTTGCTTATCCTCCGATGTCAATGCGGCCTATGATCCCACCTTTGGCCAGGTATATGAAGACCGCAATTCCTGCTTTTTAAACAAAGGCTGCGTCCTGACCAAGTACACCGGTGTCCGGGGCAAATCAGGTTCCAACGATGCAAGTGCGGAGCTTATGGCAAAGATCATCGCCATGATGGAGCAGGAAGGTATTTACTGGCAGATCGGAGAGCTTGGCGCAGTGGATCAGGGCGGCGGCGGCACCATTGCCAAATATGTGGCTCATATGAATGTGGATGTGGTGGATTTAGGAGTTCCTATTCTTTCCATGCATTCTCCCTTTGAGCTTTCTTCCAAGCTTGATGTGTACAATACATACAAGGCTTTTCGGGCATTTTACAAATAA
- a CDS encoding glycerophosphodiester phosphodiesterase — protein MSILTKDTWKIIKFNQKNAFVFELLFRLVTTTLYLLLLNKGLLFALRMAGYSYLTVGNIGYFLAKPWTVLMIAVMVVIGILILMLETGCLLTLFEGAFYSRKLKIGEILTGGFFKLAHEIRRKNWRLGLLILADYGLVNLYLIYQMLTHVKPLNFVISEILNKPVGKVSVALFVVLLLAVVIPGIYTFHACMVEQKNFRDGYFRSLWLLRHRILKIVILLTIYFAVAIVGLWIVYAFCVLIAAVGVTLFTDNSLALAILPAACGRIELVLIFLTSMFLAVGNWGALSVQYFGFTSNFAKRSKSSDYSGSKYGERRLAALFMALAAAFSLFSLFGVVRNGSAITTDLLSVIQITAHRGSSRAAPENTMAAMARAVDDLADFVEIDVQETKDGVVVLGHDISLKRVSGINRAISSYTFEDLQQLDVGKWFSTDYEGERIPSLEEVMEFCKGRININIEIKDLGSGSELPDKVRELIEKYQMKEQCVVTSVRLSYLSRMKEMDPDIRTGYIISAAYGDYYSSDSIDFISLRSSFVSERLVEAAHKKGKAVHAWTVNNKSEMERMKMLGVDNIITDYPVLAREILYREAATETLLEYLRLVLK, from the coding sequence ATGAGTATATTAACAAAAGACACCTGGAAGATCATAAAGTTCAATCAAAAGAATGCGTTTGTTTTTGAATTGCTGTTTCGGTTGGTTACCACGACCCTGTACCTGCTTCTCTTAAACAAAGGCCTTTTATTTGCGCTGCGCATGGCGGGGTACAGCTATCTGACCGTCGGAAACATCGGCTATTTCCTGGCAAAGCCCTGGACGGTCCTTATGATTGCGGTGATGGTGGTTATCGGAATCCTGATTCTTATGCTGGAGACCGGCTGCCTTCTTACGCTGTTTGAGGGGGCCTTCTACTCCCGGAAGCTTAAAATCGGGGAGATCTTAACCGGCGGCTTTTTCAAGCTGGCCCATGAGATCCGCAGAAAAAACTGGCGGCTGGGGCTTCTCATTCTGGCGGATTACGGGCTTGTAAACCTGTATCTTATCTACCAGATGCTGACCCATGTAAAGCCTCTTAATTTTGTTATATCCGAGATTTTGAATAAGCCTGTAGGAAAGGTCTCTGTGGCCCTTTTTGTGGTTTTGCTCCTGGCAGTTGTCATTCCCGGAATTTATACCTTTCACGCCTGCATGGTGGAACAGAAGAATTTCCGGGATGGGTATTTTAGAAGCCTATGGCTTTTAAGACACCGGATATTAAAGATTGTAATTCTTTTAACTATTTATTTCGCAGTGGCTATAGTAGGACTTTGGATTGTCTATGCATTTTGTGTGCTGATTGCCGCTGTGGGAGTGACCTTGTTTACGGACAACAGTCTGGCCCTGGCCATCCTGCCTGCAGCATGCGGCCGGATCGAGCTGGTGCTGATCTTTTTAACAAGTATGTTCCTGGCTGTGGGAAACTGGGGAGCATTAAGCGTCCAGTATTTCGGTTTTACCAGTAACTTTGCAAAAAGGAGCAAAAGCAGCGATTATTCCGGAAGCAAGTATGGGGAGAGGAGGCTTGCGGCCTTATTCATGGCTTTAGCTGCGGCATTCAGCCTGTTTTCCCTTTTTGGAGTGGTGCGGAATGGTTCTGCAATTACCACCGACTTGCTCAGCGTGATTCAGATCACCGCCCACCGGGGCAGCTCCAGGGCAGCCCCTGAAAATACCATGGCCGCCATGGCAAGGGCCGTTGATGACCTGGCGGACTTTGTGGAGATCGATGTCCAGGAGACAAAGGATGGCGTGGTGGTGCTGGGGCATGATATCAGCTTAAAAAGAGTATCAGGAATAAACCGTGCCATAAGCTCCTACACCTTTGAGGACTTGCAGCAGCTGGATGTGGGAAAGTGGTTTTCTACTGATTACGAGGGCGAACGGATCCCGTCGTTAGAGGAGGTCATGGAATTCTGCAAAGGCCGGATCAATATAAATATTGAGATCAAGGATTTAGGAAGCGGCAGTGAGCTGCCGGATAAGGTCAGGGAACTGATTGAGAAATACCAGATGAAGGAACAGTGCGTTGTGACCTCTGTCCGTCTGTCCTATTTAAGCAGAATGAAGGAAATGGATCCTGATATCCGCACCGGTTATATTATATCAGCAGCCTATGGAGATTATTATTCCAGCGATTCTATCGACTTTATTAGCCTCCGTTCCAGCTTTGTAAGCGAAAGGCTTGTGGAAGCCGCCCATAAAAAGGGAAAGGCGGTTCATGCCTGGACGGTGAACAACAAAAGCGAAATGGAGCGGATGAAGATGCTGGGAGTGGATAATATTATAACGGATTACCCGGTGCTTGCCAGAGAGATTCTATACCGGGAAGCGGCTACGGAAACCCTTTTGGAATACTTAAGACTGGTATTAAAATAG
- a CDS encoding S1 RNA-binding domain-containing protein, with protein MSEEMKQTDVREEAVETMADYAAELEASFKRVKEGDVLTGTVISVDEDKVTLDLKYYAEGIIDKENLSNDPEFNLLREIQPGDEITATVINANDREGNVVLSKKLANDQMAWETLGGLLKDRTIVNVKIAEIVKGGAVAYLEGIRGFIPASKLAGEYVEDLEEYNGKTIEVTVITADEENNKLVLSGKEPALMKQKEETNKKIAKCEVGSIMEGTVDNIKDYGAFINLENGLSGLLHISQISTQRIKHPGVVLKEGQTVKVKIISIADNKISLSMKALQEEEEANEEVFDYKEEGSAFTGLSALLKGLKF; from the coding sequence ATGAGCGAAGAGATGAAGCAGACAGACGTAAGGGAAGAAGCAGTAGAGACCATGGCTGATTATGCCGCTGAACTGGAAGCATCCTTTAAAAGGGTAAAAGAAGGAGATGTTCTCACAGGAACCGTTATCAGTGTAGATGAGGACAAGGTTACATTGGATCTAAAGTATTATGCGGAGGGGATCATTGATAAGGAGAATCTAAGCAATGATCCGGAATTTAACCTGCTTAGGGAAATCCAGCCTGGGGACGAAATCACGGCAACGGTTATTAATGCCAATGACAGGGAAGGAAACGTGGTCCTTTCCAAAAAACTGGCCAATGACCAGATGGCTTGGGAAACCCTGGGTGGTTTGTTAAAGGACCGAACCATTGTCAATGTAAAAATCGCCGAGATCGTAAAAGGCGGAGCTGTTGCTTACCTGGAGGGGATCCGGGGATTTATACCGGCTTCCAAGCTGGCGGGGGAATATGTGGAGGACTTAGAGGAATATAATGGAAAGACCATCGAAGTCACAGTCATCACCGCAGACGAGGAAAATAATAAGCTAGTGCTTTCAGGCAAAGAGCCGGCTCTTATGAAACAGAAGGAAGAAACCAACAAAAAGATCGCAAAGTGCGAGGTAGGGTCCATCATGGAGGGAACGGTGGACAACATAAAAGATTACGGTGCGTTTATTAACCTGGAAAACGGGCTTTCCGGCCTTCTTCATATCTCACAGATCAGTACCCAGAGGATCAAGCATCCAGGGGTCGTGTTAAAGGAGGGACAGACGGTAAAGGTGAAGATCATATCCATAGCGGATAATAAGATAAGCTTAAGCATGAAGGCCCTCCAGGAGGAAGAGGAAGCGAATGAAGAGGTCTTTGATTACAAGGAAGAAGGTTCTGCATTTACAGGGCTTTCGGCGCTCTTAAAGGGATTGAAATTTTAG
- the tig gene encoding trigger factor, whose translation MKKIFKVCMCGLVAAALITGCSKKPAEKPAETETEATESSAQETLAVEDLTGVDNGTVTLGDYKGIEVTKEPVEVTDDEVNQAVQNDLSVSAKDVEVDRAIQKDDVVNIDYVGTKDGVAFDGGTAQGYDLTIGSGQFIEGFEDGLVGAKKGDKVSLNLTFPEGYQNADLAGKAVLFDVTVNTVKEKQVPELNDAFVQETTSFKTVDEYKEDKKQTLLQNKNDEAEQKMKSDIYTAILNGSKVEPKQEAVDANFNNMIARYSNQAAAYGMDFKTFVGAFTGMGEEDFKNIIKTQAEATVEQRLIVNAIAEKEGITITDEDRKEVAEQMGYESAEKMIETAGQFDVDDYIINNKVMDFLTENAVIK comes from the coding sequence ATGAAGAAAATTTTTAAAGTTTGTATGTGCGGTTTGGTTGCCGCCGCTCTTATTACCGGATGTTCTAAAAAGCCGGCAGAAAAGCCTGCAGAAACTGAAACGGAAGCAACGGAAAGCTCAGCACAGGAAACTTTGGCTGTTGAGGATTTAACTGGTGTGGATAATGGTACCGTTACCCTGGGAGATTATAAGGGAATTGAAGTGACCAAGGAACCGGTAGAAGTGACTGATGACGAAGTGAACCAGGCGGTTCAGAACGATTTATCCGTAAGTGCAAAGGATGTTGAGGTTGACCGGGCTATTCAGAAGGACGATGTGGTTAATATTGACTACGTAGGAACCAAGGATGGCGTTGCTTTTGACGGCGGTACAGCTCAGGGCTATGACTTAACAATTGGCTCCGGACAGTTTATCGAAGGCTTTGAAGACGGTCTTGTAGGTGCGAAAAAGGGGGACAAGGTGTCCTTAAACCTTACATTCCCGGAAGGTTATCAGAATGCGGATCTGGCAGGAAAGGCTGTGTTATTTGATGTAACAGTCAATACCGTTAAAGAAAAGCAGGTTCCCGAATTAAACGATGCTTTTGTTCAGGAAACTACATCCTTTAAGACAGTAGATGAATACAAGGAAGACAAGAAACAGACTCTTTTACAGAATAAAAATGATGAAGCAGAGCAGAAGATGAAAAGCGATATTTACACTGCCATCTTAAATGGTTCTAAAGTGGAACCAAAGCAGGAAGCAGTTGATGCCAATTTCAATAACATGATTGCCAGATATTCAAACCAGGCAGCAGCTTACGGTATGGACTTTAAGACCTTTGTAGGCGCATTTACAGGAATGGGAGAAGAGGACTTTAAGAACATCATAAAGACTCAGGCAGAGGCGACTGTAGAACAGAGACTGATCGTAAACGCCATAGCGGAAAAAGAGGGAATCACAATTACAGATGAAGATCGTAAGGAAGTTGCAGAGCAGATGGGTTATGAAAGCGCTGAAAAGATGATCGAGACCGCAGGCCAGTTTGATGTAGATGATTATATTATTAACAATAAAGTAATGGATTTCCTTACAGAGAACGCAGTTATTAAATAA
- a CDS encoding GTP pyrophosphokinase: MNIPKSFNQVDQWKSVMFLYDSALKEISTKIEILNNEFVHIYNYNPIEHIKSRLKTPDSIVKKLKRYGYDVTIDNMVEKLNDIAGIRIICSFTSDIYQIAEMITKQSDVTVLYVKDYIKYPKPNGYKSYHMVITIPIYLTDGPVDTKVEIQIRTIAMDFWASLEHKIYYKFEGNAPAYLQQELKACADVVNMLDGKMFSLNQAILELSEAQQRETSGEDMMDEDDLT, from the coding sequence ATGAATATTCCCAAATCATTTAATCAGGTCGATCAGTGGAAATCTGTAATGTTTTTGTATGACTCGGCATTAAAGGAAATCAGTACAAAAATCGAAATACTTAATAATGAGTTTGTGCATATCTACAATTACAATCCCATTGAACACATTAAGTCAAGGCTTAAGACCCCGGACAGCATTGTGAAAAAGCTGAAGCGGTATGGCTATGATGTGACGATCGACAACATGGTGGAGAAATTAAATGATATTGCAGGGATACGGATTATCTGTTCTTTTACATCGGATATTTACCAGATTGCGGAGATGATAACAAAGCAAAGCGATGTCACGGTTCTTTATGTGAAAGACTATATCAAGTATCCTAAGCCTAACGGCTATAAAAGCTATCATATGGTGATAACCATTCCTATCTATCTGACGGATGGTCCGGTGGACACCAAGGTGGAAATTCAAATCAGGACGATTGCCATGGATTTCTGGGCAAGCCTGGAACATAAGATATATTATAAGTTTGAAGGCAATGCACCTGCGTACTTACAGCAGGAGCTGAAGGCCTGCGCGGATGTGGTGAATATGCTGGATGGGAAGATGTTTTCCTTAAACCAGGCGATTCTGGAACTGAGTGAGGCTCAGCAGCGGGAGACATCAGGAGAGGACATGATGGATGAGGATGATTTGACTTAA
- a CDS encoding Cof-type HAD-IIB family hydrolase, whose protein sequence is MSEKRKALFFDIDGTLFSEVNRNVPESAKEAIAQARKNGHLVFINSGRTDCLIGSIKELIQVDGYCCGCGTRIIAEDQVLFSATIPHERGIELKSIIQEYDLDGVLEGTESCYFKKGTSRLPQVERMKQIVEREGNLSPYGWEEDCYDFDKFCVFADEKSDLKGFSRALGLDFEIIDRGSGFYECVPSQYSKATAIELVLKHYGIALEDAYVFGDSTNDLSMFEYAKNCILMGHHSVELEPYATFYTKNVEDDGVAYAMKKLGLA, encoded by the coding sequence ATGAGCGAGAAAAGAAAGGCCTTGTTTTTCGATATTGACGGCACGCTATTTTCCGAGGTAAACCGGAATGTGCCTGAGAGCGCAAAAGAGGCAATTGCACAGGCTCGAAAGAATGGTCATCTGGTATTCATCAATTCCGGACGTACCGATTGCCTGATCGGTTCCATCAAAGAGCTGATCCAGGTGGATGGCTACTGCTGTGGCTGCGGAACCCGTATTATAGCGGAAGACCAGGTTCTTTTTTCTGCGACAATCCCTCACGAGCGGGGAATTGAGCTCAAGAGCATCATACAGGAATATGACCTGGATGGAGTTTTAGAAGGAACGGAAAGCTGTTATTTTAAAAAGGGAACCTCCCGCCTTCCACAGGTGGAGAGAATGAAGCAGATCGTAGAACGGGAAGGGAACTTATCGCCCTACGGTTGGGAAGAGGACTGCTACGACTTTGATAAGTTCTGTGTTTTTGCAGACGAAAAAAGTGATTTAAAGGGCTTTTCCCGGGCTCTGGGACTGGACTTTGAGATCATTGACCGGGGTAGTGGGTTTTATGAATGCGTTCCTTCTCAGTATTCCAAGGCAACAGCCATTGAACTGGTTTTAAAGCACTATGGGATCGCTCTGGAAGATGCCTATGTATTTGGTGACAGTACCAATGACTTATCTATGTTTGAATATGCGAAGAACTGCATCCTTATGGGGCATCACAGCGTGGAGCTTGAGCCTTATGCAACCTTTTATACAAAAAATGTGGAAGACGATGGAGTGGCCTATGCGATGAAGAAGCTGGGACTGGCTTGA